The following are encoded together in the Sebaldella sp. S0638 genome:
- the fmt gene encoding methionyl-tRNA formyltransferase, whose protein sequence is MKTIFMGTPEFAVPSLEKVFEMTDIAAIFTKEDKPNARGNKIIVSPVKQFGLDHNIEIIQPRKLKDSDLVNKIKELAPDLIVVVAYGKIIPREIIDIPKYGIINVHSSLLPKYRGASPIHSAILNGDKETGVSIMYIEEELDSGDVILMESCEITDTDTLGTLHDKLKVIGADLLGKALDLIEKEEVHAVPQDHPKATFVKPITKGEEKIDWNKPADEVYNKVRGLNPFPGAYTTFKDTVVKIYETEKDYEEYEGDFGEVVALKKKHGPVVKLRDGNLILKNVKLQGKKNQSGVDLLNGRVFQTGDKFI, encoded by the coding sequence ATGAAAACAATATTTATGGGAACCCCTGAATTTGCAGTGCCAAGTCTGGAAAAAGTCTTTGAGATGACAGATATTGCCGCTATATTTACAAAAGAGGATAAGCCAAATGCAAGAGGAAATAAAATTATAGTCAGCCCTGTAAAACAGTTCGGACTGGATCATAACATAGAAATTATACAGCCGCGTAAACTGAAAGACAGTGATCTGGTAAACAAAATAAAAGAACTGGCTCCTGATTTGATTGTAGTGGTGGCATATGGTAAAATAATACCCAGAGAAATAATAGATATTCCAAAATACGGGATAATTAATGTTCACTCTTCACTTTTGCCAAAATACAGAGGTGCTTCTCCGATTCATTCGGCAATATTAAATGGTGACAAAGAAACAGGCGTGAGTATTATGTATATTGAAGAGGAACTGGATTCGGGAGATGTGATTCTAATGGAGTCATGTGAAATAACAGACACTGACACACTGGGAACACTGCATGATAAATTAAAAGTAATCGGAGCCGATCTTCTGGGAAAAGCGCTTGATCTTATAGAAAAAGAAGAAGTGCATGCTGTTCCTCAGGATCATCCAAAAGCAACTTTTGTAAAACCTATTACAAAAGGAGAAGAGAAGATAGACTGGAATAAGCCCGCGGATGAAGTATACAATAAAGTAAGAGGACTGAATCCTTTTCCGGGAGCTTATACGACTTTCAAAGATACTGTGGTAAAAATATATGAAACAGAAAAAGATTATGAAGAATATGAGGGAGACTTCGGAGAGGTAGTGGCCTTAAAGAAAAAACACGGCCCTGTAGTAAAGCTGAGAGACGGGAATCTAATATTAAAAAATGTAAAACTACAGGGGAAAAAGAATCAAAGTGGAGTAGACTTACTTAACGGAAGAGTATTTCAGACAGGGGATAAATTTATTTAA
- a CDS encoding hemolysin family protein gives MEEFRFWMEIALLVILIGLSAFFSASETALTSFRRIYIGEIKDKKKVKLLKEWLAKPNEYLTTILLGNNIVNVGATTIATIITFGVVQKLGINQGIAGLMVTVIMTALLLIFGEITPKVIAKNYSIQISKAVIVPINTLKKMSKIIVVVFIAISKFFSRLFNVPINDDMFLITEDSIKTYVVQGKEDGAIEEEEQEMIHSIIDFTDTSAKEILTPRTSIFALEGSKGLDEVWDSIIDQGFSRIPIYEEQIDNVVGILYSKDLLKFDRTRDKDVRVKELKRDAYFIPGTKTLIELLEEFREKQNHMAIVIDEYGGTLGLVTIEDLLEEIVGEIRDEYDFEEENINQIKDEVFDIKGDTEIETVNKELDINIPISDEYDTIAGYVHYELGKVAEVNDKVNGEDYVVRVLHLDNHRIDKVRVIKLVTEINEEDN, from the coding sequence TTGGAAGAATTCAGGTTTTGGATGGAGATAGCTTTATTAGTGATTTTGATAGGGCTTTCAGCATTTTTTTCCGCATCGGAAACAGCCTTAACTTCATTTAGAAGAATATATATAGGAGAAATAAAAGATAAGAAAAAAGTAAAGTTATTAAAAGAATGGCTGGCTAAGCCAAACGAATACCTTACTACAATACTGCTGGGCAACAATATAGTGAATGTAGGAGCTACTACTATAGCTACGATTATTACATTCGGTGTTGTCCAAAAATTAGGAATAAACCAGGGGATAGCAGGTTTAATGGTAACTGTAATTATGACTGCATTACTTTTGATATTCGGGGAGATAACCCCTAAAGTAATTGCCAAAAACTATTCAATACAGATTTCTAAAGCTGTAATTGTCCCGATAAATACACTAAAGAAAATGTCTAAAATCATAGTTGTGGTGTTTATAGCTATTTCTAAATTTTTCAGCAGACTTTTTAACGTTCCTATAAATGACGATATGTTTCTGATTACGGAAGATTCCATAAAAACATATGTAGTCCAGGGAAAAGAAGACGGGGCAATAGAGGAAGAAGAGCAGGAAATGATACACAGCATTATAGATTTTACTGACACAAGTGCAAAGGAGATATTAACACCGAGAACATCGATTTTTGCACTGGAAGGAAGCAAAGGTCTTGATGAAGTGTGGGACAGCATAATTGATCAGGGATTTTCAAGAATCCCGATTTATGAAGAGCAGATAGATAATGTAGTGGGTATCCTTTATTCTAAGGATCTGTTAAAATTCGACAGAACAAGGGATAAAGATGTAAGGGTAAAAGAACTGAAAAGAGATGCTTATTTTATCCCGGGGACAAAGACTCTTATAGAGCTTCTTGAAGAATTCAGGGAAAAGCAGAATCATATGGCGATCGTAATAGATGAATACGGCGGAACACTTGGTCTTGTTACCATAGAAGATCTTCTTGAAGAGATCGTGGGGGAAATAAGAGATGAGTATGACTTTGAGGAAGAAAATATTAATCAGATAAAAGATGAAGTATTTGATATAAAGGGTGACACAGAGATAGAAACTGTAAATAAAGAACTGGATATAAACATTCCTATTTCTGACGAGTATGATACCATAGCAGGGTATGTGCATTATGAACTGGGGAAAGTCGCAGAGGTTAACGATAAGGTAAACGGCGAAGATTATGTCGTAAGAGTTCTGCATCTGGATAACCACAGAATAGATAAAGTAAGAGTAATAAAACTGGTTACAGAAATAAATGAAGAAGATAACTGA
- a CDS encoding penicillin-binding protein codes for MKRKYSFKGRFIIVCMFFFFSFLFLLFILFKIQVMEGRRWSEVGYRQYYSEVITKAKRGGIVTADGQDIAYDVEAYQIILDPTLVKTENIEKISKIISEDLKSVKFETLKKEISDKKKLSRKYMKVGEPIDYNMKNKLNSELSKETGLKFGVFFETIYKRKDPGKELYGPIIGFLNSEGKGVYGLEKHYEDTLEGTNGVIATYRATYRDFELPTAKRRAEKKYAEDGKNLVLTIDSVLQYTLDEELKKAFVEFDAKTATGIIMESDTGKIIAMSSYPKAKDNSEIKNNNISDLFEPGSIFKPLIVAEGLQEGVINKNSIINSSGQIQVKDRIIKDHDNSTTGDLTLEKIISLSGNVAMVKIAERIKDETFYEYLKKFGLDSKTGIDLYSETSIKVPAPNKWDGVRKANMSFGQGISMTQIQIITALNTIVNDGKRVRPYVVDKIVDENGKVLELTKPVVEETVFSPEVAREVRRIMESVVDKGTGKGTRIEGYKIGGKTGTAQKAGSKGYAGGGYVSSFFAFFPVDNPKYTILVTIDEPRGQYYGAQVALPTVKAMIEKIIKYKGIKPNGEENIIVNLNVGDDKRTAAQNHQELEKSLLSGFMPDFTGLSLREVLAIMPANVYPNFKINGSGRVRTQSPAKGAKIDGKSKIVINLE; via the coding sequence ATGAAAAGAAAATATAGCTTTAAAGGCAGATTCATAATAGTATGTATGTTTTTTTTCTTCAGTTTTCTGTTTCTGCTGTTTATATTATTTAAAATACAGGTAATGGAAGGGCGTCGTTGGTCCGAAGTAGGCTACAGACAATACTACAGTGAGGTAATCACAAAGGCCAAAAGAGGAGGAATAGTAACAGCAGACGGACAGGATATAGCTTATGATGTGGAAGCATATCAGATTATACTTGATCCGACTTTAGTGAAAACTGAAAATATAGAGAAAATATCAAAGATAATTTCTGAAGATTTGAAATCAGTAAAATTCGAGACTTTGAAAAAGGAAATAAGTGATAAAAAAAAGTTGAGCAGAAAATATATGAAAGTAGGGGAACCTATTGATTATAATATGAAAAATAAGCTTAACAGCGAGCTTTCCAAAGAAACAGGACTGAAATTCGGTGTTTTCTTTGAAACAATATATAAAAGAAAAGATCCGGGAAAAGAATTATACGGGCCTATAATCGGGTTTTTGAATTCTGAAGGAAAAGGTGTATATGGTCTTGAAAAGCACTATGAAGATACTCTTGAAGGGACAAACGGGGTAATAGCCACATACAGAGCTACATACAGGGATTTTGAACTTCCCACTGCCAAAAGAAGAGCAGAAAAGAAGTATGCAGAGGACGGAAAAAACCTTGTGCTTACAATTGATTCAGTATTACAGTATACATTAGATGAGGAATTAAAAAAGGCCTTTGTGGAATTTGATGCTAAAACAGCAACAGGGATAATAATGGAAAGCGACACAGGTAAGATTATAGCAATGTCTTCCTACCCAAAAGCAAAAGACAATTCTGAAATAAAGAATAACAATATTTCGGATTTATTCGAGCCGGGTTCCATCTTTAAGCCTCTTATAGTGGCAGAAGGACTTCAGGAAGGTGTAATAAATAAAAATTCCATAATAAATTCATCAGGGCAGATTCAGGTAAAAGACAGAATAATAAAAGATCACGATAATTCGACAACAGGTGATCTTACTCTGGAAAAAATAATTTCGCTTTCAGGAAACGTGGCGATGGTAAAAATTGCAGAGAGAATAAAAGATGAAACATTTTATGAATATCTGAAAAAATTCGGTCTGGACAGCAAAACAGGGATAGACCTTTATTCGGAAACATCTATAAAAGTTCCCGCGCCAAATAAATGGGACGGAGTAAGGAAGGCAAATATGTCTTTCGGACAGGGAATTTCCATGACACAGATCCAGATAATCACTGCACTTAATACTATAGTAAATGACGGTAAAAGAGTAAGACCGTATGTAGTGGACAAGATAGTAGATGAAAACGGAAAAGTGCTGGAACTGACAAAACCTGTGGTGGAAGAAACAGTTTTCTCGCCGGAGGTAGCAAGAGAAGTAAGAAGAATAATGGAAAGTGTTGTAGATAAAGGGACAGGAAAAGGAACAAGAATAGAAGGATATAAAATAGGAGGAAAAACAGGTACTGCACAAAAAGCCGGAAGCAAAGGTTATGCAGGCGGCGGTTATGTATCTTCGTTTTTTGCATTTTTTCCGGTGGATAATCCTAAATATACTATTCTTGTTACCATAGATGAGCCCAGAGGACAGTATTACGGGGCACAGGTAGCACTTCCCACTGTTAAGGCAATGATAGAAAAAATTATAAAATATAAGGGAATAAAGCCAAACGGCGAAGAAAATATAATAGTAAACCTGAATGTGGGAGACGACAAAAGAACCGCAGCGCAAAACCATCAGGAACTGGAAAAGTCTCTGCTAAGCGGATTTATGCCTGATTTTACGGGGCTGAGTCTGAGAGAGGTTCTGGCGATAATGCCTGCCAATGTATATCCTAATTTTAAGATCAACGGCAGCGGCAGGGTAAGAACACAGTCACCTGCAAAAGGAGCCAAAATAGACGGTAAATCAAAAATAGTTATTAATTTGGAATGA
- a CDS encoding NUDIX hydrolase: MENNRPRVRVAGILEEDGKLLLIEHTKNDKSYWLLPGGGVDWGESIEEAVKREFLEETNLVVEIEEFLFISETLAPDKTKHVINLYFRVKRKSGELALGDDDVLSDLRFFTLEEMEKIKIYPNVNGILKKIMKKESYENFLGMIWDK; the protein is encoded by the coding sequence ATGGAGAATAATAGGCCGAGGGTCAGAGTCGCAGGAATACTGGAAGAAGATGGAAAGCTGCTGCTGATAGAACATACGAAAAATGATAAAAGCTATTGGCTGCTCCCGGGAGGCGGAGTCGACTGGGGAGAATCAATAGAAGAAGCAGTAAAAAGGGAATTTCTGGAAGAAACTAATCTTGTAGTGGAAATTGAAGAATTTTTATTTATATCTGAAACACTTGCTCCTGATAAGACTAAACATGTAATAAATTTATACTTCAGAGTAAAGAGGAAGTCCGGAGAACTTGCACTGGGTGATGATGATGTGCTGAGCGATCTGAGATTTTTCACACTCGAAGAAATGGAAAAAATAAAAATATACCCGAATGTAAACGGTATTTTAAAAAAAATTATGAAAAAAGAGTCATATGAAAATTTTTTGGGTATGATTTGGGATAAATAG
- the folD gene encoding bifunctional methylenetetrahydrofolate dehydrogenase/methenyltetrahydrofolate cyclohydrolase FolD — protein MVVIDGKAVSAKIREQIRKEHEVLALASGRKAGLAVILAGDDPASKIYVNNKIKACEKAGFHSMVHYLGGDVSEKELLDLIITLNNDENTDGILVQLPLPKHINELKVITSVSPEKDVDAFHPVNIGKYVIGDESGFLPCTPYGIIQLLDEYKIETQGKDTVIIGRSNIVGKPMAMLMLQKSATVQVCHTKTKNLFEKMRNADIIISAVGVPNLVTEENVKEGAVVIDVGISRVEGKVCGDVDFTGVSKKASYITPVPGGVGPMTITSLLGNTLKSFKNRRREVK, from the coding sequence TTGGTGGTAATAGACGGAAAAGCAGTTTCTGCAAAAATCAGAGAGCAGATAAGAAAAGAACATGAAGTACTGGCTTTAGCATCAGGAAGAAAAGCAGGGCTGGCAGTAATTCTTGCAGGAGATGATCCTGCCTCAAAAATATATGTAAATAATAAAATAAAAGCCTGTGAAAAAGCAGGGTTTCATTCAATGGTTCATTATCTCGGCGGGGATGTAAGCGAAAAAGAGCTTCTGGACCTGATAATAACTTTGAATAATGATGAAAATACAGACGGTATTCTGGTGCAGCTGCCTCTGCCGAAGCATATAAACGAGCTGAAAGTAATTACCAGTGTATCACCGGAAAAAGATGTAGATGCATTTCATCCCGTAAACATAGGAAAATATGTTATAGGTGATGAAAGTGGTTTTTTACCTTGTACGCCATATGGTATAATACAATTACTGGATGAGTATAAGATAGAAACTCAGGGAAAGGATACCGTGATAATAGGAAGAAGCAATATAGTAGGAAAGCCTATGGCTATGCTTATGCTTCAAAAAAGTGCCACAGTTCAGGTATGCCATACCAAGACAAAAAATTTATTTGAAAAAATGAGAAATGCGGATATAATAATATCAGCTGTGGGAGTCCCGAATCTGGTAACAGAAGAGAATGTAAAAGAAGGAGCAGTAGTAATAGATGTGGGTATTTCCAGAGTAGAAGGAAAAGTATGCGGTGATGTGGATTTCACTGGTGTATCTAAAAAAGCATCGTATATAACACCTGTTCCCGGCGGGGTAGGGCCGATGACTATCACAAGCCTTCTCGGGAATACGCTGAAATCATTTAAAAATAGAAGAAGAGAGGTTAAGTAA
- a CDS encoding redox-sensing transcriptional repressor Rex, producing the protein MKLKRDDISDRVIQRLTKYLSILHDMKKYEEYINSSELSKIMNTTSAQIRRDLSTFGEFGIRGKGYDIENLISIIERILGIDRINKVILVGHGKVGEMLTSNTEVLGKSFNIVEVFDKSPSKVGKEIKDLNIKIKDIKDIDGELGKLNVDTAILSVIKEQAQIVTDILVKNNIKGILNFTTYKLETPDDVAVVDVNISANLQELNFWKDMLKNKGE; encoded by the coding sequence ATGAAATTAAAGAGAGATGATATTTCGGACAGAGTTATACAGAGATTAACCAAATATTTATCGATTTTGCATGACATGAAGAAATACGAAGAGTATATAAATTCATCTGAACTTTCAAAGATAATGAATACTACTTCTGCTCAGATAAGAAGGGATTTATCCACTTTCGGGGAATTCGGGATAAGAGGAAAAGGATATGATATTGAAAATCTGATATCAATAATAGAAAGAATACTCGGGATAGACAGAATTAATAAAGTGATTCTCGTAGGACACGGAAAAGTTGGGGAAATGCTTACTTCCAATACCGAAGTTCTGGGGAAAAGCTTTAACATAGTGGAAGTATTTGATAAAAGTCCGAGTAAGGTAGGAAAAGAAATAAAGGATCTGAATATAAAAATAAAGGATATTAAGGATATAGACGGCGAGCTTGGCAAACTAAACGTAGATACTGCTATTTTATCTGTAATAAAGGAACAGGCACAGATAGTTACTGATATACTGGTAAAAAACAATATAAAAGGAATATTGAATTTTACTACGTATAAACTGGAAACACCTGATGATGTAGCAGTAGTAGATGTTAACATAAGTGCTAATCTGCAGGAGCTTAATTTCTGGAAAGATATGCTTAAGAATAAGGGGGAATAG
- the priA gene encoding primosomal protein N', with product MKYYVLYVENTKSFFTYKSEEEYKPGEWCIVDFSGRKRSAVILRETEEEKIDFDIKKIKEIDSRADILSIPEDIIKLVDWMAAYYISDYYNVIKTVFPGILKLNYSQKAVFFKELENTEKYDIEIVKEFNDYMKKKKIVTSATLIKKFGKDIVSYAQSKDAVKIEKHLITKENKIKEIETDGIINETDIELNEEQKNTVDAIENGNNNYYLIKGITGSGKTEVYIRLIKNALKSGEGSIFLVPEISLTPQMMHRLRREFGNNVALLHSRLTAKERKEEWYSIKSGNKKVVIGARSAVFAPVQNLKYIILDEEHETTYKQESNPRYHTKNVAIKRANLLENVKVVLGSATPSFDTYYQAKEGVIELLELNNRYNDAKKPVYDLVNLQNVNGNFSHELLEKISEKLSKNEQIILILNRKAFSTFIKCRDCGTVETCPNCSISLNYYRKENKLKCHYCGYEKYFKPVCGNCGSKNLIHLGTGTEKIESELGELFKDARILRIDSENTRTQEQFEKMYNDFKDHKFDILLGTQIIAKGFHFPDVTLVSIINADIILNFPDFRAGEKTYQLLTQASGRSGREKKEGEVLIQTYDPDNDAIKKTITDNYEGYYENEMAIRKILKYPPYGRIINIVISSETETGLKDKAEKFYNMIREKNSFIPKPFKAPIYRINNRYRYQIFIKSDRISINNIKYKIRSSLINYREKDVRISVDVDPVNLL from the coding sequence ATGAAATATTACGTGCTTTATGTGGAAAATACGAAAAGTTTCTTTACATATAAATCAGAAGAGGAATACAAACCTGGAGAATGGTGTATAGTAGACTTTTCAGGCCGTAAAAGATCGGCCGTTATATTAAGAGAAACAGAAGAAGAAAAGATAGATTTTGATATAAAAAAAATAAAGGAAATAGACAGCAGAGCAGATATACTGTCTATTCCCGAAGATATTATAAAGCTGGTAGACTGGATGGCTGCCTATTACATAAGTGACTACTATAATGTAATAAAAACAGTCTTTCCCGGAATACTAAAGCTGAACTATTCACAAAAGGCAGTTTTTTTTAAAGAGCTTGAAAATACAGAAAAATATGATATAGAAATAGTAAAAGAATTCAATGATTACATGAAAAAGAAAAAAATAGTCACTTCTGCCACACTTATAAAAAAGTTCGGCAAAGATATTGTTTCTTATGCACAGTCAAAAGATGCGGTAAAAATAGAAAAACATCTTATTACAAAAGAAAATAAAATAAAAGAAATAGAAACTGACGGAATAATCAACGAAACTGATATTGAGCTTAATGAAGAACAGAAAAATACAGTGGATGCAATAGAAAATGGAAATAATAACTATTATCTTATAAAGGGAATAACAGGTTCAGGAAAAACAGAAGTGTATATAAGACTGATCAAAAATGCGCTGAAATCCGGCGAAGGTTCCATATTTCTGGTTCCTGAGATATCTCTTACACCTCAGATGATGCACAGACTAAGAAGAGAGTTTGGCAATAATGTTGCTCTTCTTCACAGCCGTCTTACTGCAAAGGAAAGAAAAGAAGAATGGTATTCCATAAAGAGCGGAAATAAAAAAGTAGTAATAGGAGCAAGATCAGCTGTTTTTGCACCTGTGCAGAATTTGAAATACATAATTCTGGATGAAGAACATGAAACTACTTATAAGCAGGAGAGTAATCCCAGATATCACACTAAAAATGTGGCAATAAAAAGGGCAAATCTGTTAGAAAATGTAAAAGTAGTGCTTGGATCAGCTACACCTTCATTTGATACATACTATCAGGCTAAAGAAGGAGTCATAGAGCTTCTGGAGCTGAATAACAGATATAATGATGCTAAAAAGCCTGTTTACGATCTTGTAAATTTACAGAATGTAAACGGAAATTTTTCTCATGAACTGCTGGAAAAAATATCAGAAAAACTTTCAAAAAATGAACAGATAATTTTGATATTAAACAGAAAGGCATTTTCTACATTTATAAAATGCAGAGACTGCGGAACAGTGGAAACGTGCCCTAACTGCAGTATAAGTCTTAATTATTACCGAAAGGAAAATAAGCTGAAATGTCATTACTGCGGATATGAGAAGTACTTTAAGCCTGTATGCGGCAACTGCGGAAGTAAAAATCTCATTCATCTCGGAACGGGAACAGAAAAAATAGAGTCAGAACTTGGTGAATTATTTAAGGATGCCAGAATTTTGAGAATTGATTCTGAAAATACAAGAACACAGGAACAGTTTGAAAAAATGTACAATGATTTTAAAGATCATAAATTTGATATACTGCTGGGAACGCAGATTATAGCCAAAGGCTTTCATTTTCCCGATGTAACTCTGGTAAGTATAATAAATGCAGATATAATACTGAATTTTCCTGATTTCAGAGCGGGAGAGAAAACATATCAGCTGCTTACACAGGCTTCTGGAAGATCAGGACGTGAGAAGAAAGAAGGCGAAGTACTGATTCAGACTTATGATCCTGATAATGATGCAATAAAGAAAACTATAACTGATAATTACGAAGGATACTACGAAAATGAAATGGCAATAAGAAAGATACTGAAATATCCCCCGTACGGGAGAATTATCAATATAGTAATATCATCGGAAACAGAAACAGGCTTGAAAGATAAGGCGGAAAAGTTTTATAATATGATCAGGGAGAAGAATAGTTTTATTCCAAAACCATTTAAAGCACCCATCTATCGTATTAATAACAGATACAGGTATCAAATTTTTATAAAATCTGATAGAATATCTATAAATAATATTAAATATAAAATCAGAAGTTCGCTGATAAATTACAGGGAAAAAGATGTCAGAATAAGCGTAGACGTAGATCCCGTGAATTTATTATAA
- the ndk gene encoding nucleoside-diphosphate kinase: MEKTFSMIKPDGIQRGLVGEILQRFEKKGIKIAAMKFMMISPELAEKHYEAHKGKGFYDDLIRFITSSPVLAMVFEGEDVINMVRKLVGATSPEAALPGTVRGDYSLDVEYNLIHASDSKESALREISLFFSEEEIINYELITAKWVYPE; the protein is encoded by the coding sequence ATGGAAAAAACTTTTTCAATGATAAAGCCTGACGGTATTCAGAGAGGACTCGTAGGAGAGATACTGCAAAGGTTTGAAAAAAAAGGAATAAAAATAGCTGCAATGAAATTTATGATGATCAGCCCTGAACTCGCTGAAAAACATTACGAGGCACATAAAGGAAAAGGATTTTATGATGATTTGATAAGATTTATTACTTCATCACCTGTTCTGGCAATGGTTTTTGAAGGTGAAGATGTAATAAATATGGTAAGAAAACTGGTAGGTGCCACATCTCCCGAGGCTGCACTTCCGGGTACAGTGAGAGGAGACTATTCCCTCGATGTAGAGTATAATCTCATACATGCTTCTGATTCAAAAGAAAGCGCATTAAGAGAAATTTCACTGTTTTTCAGTGAAGAAGAAATAATAAATTATGAGCTTATAACTGCAAAATGGGTTTATCCCGAGTAA
- the accB gene encoding acetyl-CoA carboxylase biotin carboxyl carrier protein, with amino-acid sequence MKEKVKLIKELAKSINTYEVDSVEYENEDFKVKIKKNIEEKVVYTTVSEPQAVQAVQPAAAPNAESTEAKPVQEEISGIKIESPMVGTFYAAPSPTASAFVKEGDKVSEGDTLCIVEAMKLMNEIKASAGGTIKKILAKDGMTIKKGDVLMVIE; translated from the coding sequence ATGAAAGAAAAGGTAAAATTAATAAAAGAGCTTGCTAAGAGTATAAATACTTATGAGGTAGACAGTGTAGAATATGAAAATGAAGATTTTAAAGTAAAAATCAAAAAAAATATAGAGGAAAAAGTGGTTTATACTACAGTAAGCGAACCACAGGCAGTACAAGCCGTTCAGCCTGCTGCAGCACCAAATGCGGAAAGCACAGAGGCAAAGCCTGTACAGGAAGAAATTTCCGGAATAAAAATAGAATCACCAATGGTAGGGACTTTTTATGCAGCACCTTCACCAACAGCGTCAGCTTTTGTAAAAGAGGGAGATAAGGTATCAGAAGGGGATACACTCTGCATAGTGGAAGCGATGAAATTAATGAATGAAATAAAAGCATCAGCAGGGGGAACTATAAAAAAAATACTGGCAAAAGACGGGATGACAATAAAAAAAGGCGATGTTTTGATGGTAATAGAGTAA
- the def gene encoding peptide deformylase produces the protein MKIIYYGNPVLRETSKEVTEVTDEIRKILDEMVETMREESGVGLAANQVGLTQRFFVCEVEGNVKKIINPEIIKFSEEEIEMEEGCLSIPRIYKRVKRPEKISVKYMNEKGETVEEELDGIWARVYQHELDHLNGVLFIDKLSPLNKRLISKRLAQIKKEGN, from the coding sequence ATGAAAATAATATATTATGGTAATCCGGTATTACGTGAAACATCAAAAGAAGTTACCGAGGTTACCGACGAAATAAGAAAAATACTTGATGAAATGGTAGAAACAATGAGAGAAGAAAGCGGAGTGGGACTTGCAGCGAATCAGGTAGGACTAACACAAAGATTTTTCGTATGTGAAGTAGAAGGTAATGTAAAAAAAATAATTAATCCCGAAATTATCAAATTCAGCGAGGAAGAGATAGAAATGGAAGAAGGATGCCTGAGCATTCCGAGAATTTATAAAAGGGTAAAGAGACCTGAAAAAATAAGTGTAAAATATATGAACGAAAAAGGTGAAACTGTGGAAGAGGAACTTGACGGAATCTGGGCAAGAGTATACCAACACGAGCTTGATCATCTGAACGGTGTTTTATTCATAGATAAATTATCACCATTAAATAAAAGATTAATATCAAAAAGACTGGCACAAATAAAAAAAGAAGGTAATTAA
- a CDS encoding HPP family protein yields the protein MKKIADIMNKNLVTVNAGDSFEEALKLMKEKGIGRIPVMENGKLIGVITRNDILVKTEKAPLPPVLAIWDLLITLPNNKEFREKYDKITGVTAKEIMTKEFNTIDIDADLQEAVSSIVDNEKEFFFVFDKGSLAGILTKTDLINGIF from the coding sequence ATGAAAAAAATAGCTGATATTATGAATAAAAATCTGGTAACAGTAAATGCCGGCGATAGTTTTGAAGAAGCTTTAAAGTTAATGAAAGAAAAAGGGATAGGGAGAATCCCTGTCATGGAAAACGGTAAATTAATAGGTGTAATAACAAGAAATGATATTCTGGTAAAGACTGAAAAGGCTCCTCTGCCGCCTGTACTGGCGATATGGGATCTTCTCATAACATTACCGAATAACAAAGAATTCAGAGAAAAATATGATAAAATAACAGGTGTAACAGCAAAAGAAATAATGACAAAAGAATTTAACACAATAGATATAGATGCTGATCTTCAGGAAGCAGTTTCAAGTATTGTGGATAATGAAAAAGAATTCTTTTTCGTTTTTGATAAGGGTAGTTTAGCAGGGATACTGACTAAAACTGACCTTATAAATGGTATATTTTAA